The Geomonas ferrireducens genome includes a window with the following:
- a CDS encoding response regulator, with translation MKRRVLIVDDVEDIRLMLRFMMEREGYDVVAEAANGVEAVEQYRQHSPDITIMDIDMPVMTGVEAARVIRAMGGSSRIVFCTGGYSKYETPPQELRTEGNMLLRKPFLPAQLFQALAA, from the coding sequence ATGAAAAGAAGGGTCCTGATAGTTGATGATGTCGAAGACATCAGGCTGATGCTGCGTTTCATGATGGAAAGAGAAGGGTACGACGTGGTGGCTGAGGCCGCCAACGGCGTGGAGGCGGTGGAACAGTACCGCCAGCACAGCCCCGACATCACCATCATGGACATCGATATGCCGGTGATGACCGGCGTCGAAGCGGCCCGAGTCATTCGCGCGATGGGGGGAAGCTCCAGGATCGTTTTCTGCACCGGCGGTTACTCCAAGTACGAGACGCCGCCGCAGGAGCTTCGCACCGAGGGGAACATGCTGCTGCGTAAGCCCTTCCTCCCCGCGCAACTGTTCCAGGCTTTGGCCGCCTAA
- a CDS encoding cache domain-containing protein — protein sequence MLGRFPIRAKLTVGSVAPLFVAFFICSLAGLYIINDKIASQAQEKVRTDLNSAREIYRNELERIRELMDLTATNPYNSSSIVAGEESIRQLLRTRLQNKHLDILTAVDATGKVLYRAHSPQLRGDRQSTYFVEQALKGVAVTGTSVLTPEQLSQEGIALVNRATIPLISTPHARPRADKSERSGMVMVSAFPLKNRDGKVIGALYGGILLNNNNALVDKIKDIVYEGVKFRGTDVGSATIFLGDARIATNVRTTDGARAIGTRVSQEVYQRVIVEKKKWIRRAFVVNDWYFTAYEPILDLQGKAVGSLYVGMLEKPYTHMQKSVNSILYLVLFVTSLIGIAVSGFIGTLLARPIKELEKLAHRVARGERDLQIEVHSTDEVGDLAEAFNLMTRALGRQEAEIGLLHRALELKIEERTAQLSDKTRLLAQTQADLARAEKLADLGIVAAGVAHEINTPLAIIRGNTEVLEMCLPTEHPNREEVEIISQQTERMAKIVGNLLTFARQKSLNQRQFMVHEVLDDIVSQIRHQVPMDAISVKWEYDLNLGPVTGDTDQLRQVFSNIILNAVQAMLPAGGTLRLTTRPHGPGNGCIIQICDTGKGIDAEHLEKIFTPFFTTKDSGTGLGLSVSYGIVKDHGGDIRVSSTPGMGTCFEIELPGVDPMELDEG from the coding sequence ATGCTGGGACGCTTCCCGATCCGGGCGAAGCTCACCGTAGGCTCCGTCGCCCCGCTCTTCGTCGCCTTTTTCATCTGCTCCCTGGCCGGGCTCTACATCATAAACGACAAGATCGCAAGCCAGGCCCAGGAGAAGGTCCGGACCGACCTGAACTCCGCCCGCGAGATCTACCGCAACGAACTGGAGCGGATCCGCGAGCTCATGGATCTGACCGCCACCAACCCCTACAACTCCTCCTCCATCGTCGCCGGCGAGGAGAGCATCCGGCAGCTGCTGCGCACCCGCCTGCAGAACAAGCACCTGGACATCCTGACCGCGGTGGACGCAACCGGCAAGGTTCTCTACCGCGCCCATTCTCCGCAACTGCGCGGCGACCGGCAGTCCACCTACTTCGTGGAGCAGGCGCTCAAAGGGGTCGCCGTCACGGGCACCTCGGTGCTCACCCCGGAACAGCTCTCCCAGGAGGGTATCGCCCTCGTAAACCGCGCCACCATCCCGCTCATCAGCACGCCGCACGCACGCCCGCGCGCAGACAAGAGCGAGCGTTCCGGTATGGTCATGGTCTCCGCCTTTCCCCTTAAAAACCGCGACGGGAAGGTGATCGGGGCGCTTTACGGCGGCATCCTTTTGAACAACAACAACGCCCTCGTCGACAAGATCAAGGATATCGTCTACGAGGGGGTCAAGTTCCGTGGCACCGACGTCGGGAGCGCCACCATCTTTCTGGGCGACGCCCGCATCGCCACCAACGTGCGCACCACCGACGGAGCCCGGGCCATCGGCACGCGGGTGTCGCAGGAGGTGTACCAGCGCGTCATCGTCGAGAAGAAGAAGTGGATCCGGCGCGCCTTCGTCGTGAACGACTGGTACTTCACCGCCTACGAGCCGATCCTCGACCTGCAGGGGAAGGCGGTCGGTTCGCTCTACGTGGGTATGCTGGAAAAGCCGTACACCCACATGCAAAAAAGCGTGAACTCGATCCTCTACCTGGTGCTCTTCGTCACCTCGCTGATCGGCATCGCGGTATCAGGCTTCATCGGCACCCTGCTCGCCCGCCCCATCAAGGAGCTGGAAAAACTCGCGCACCGGGTGGCCCGTGGGGAACGCGACCTGCAGATCGAGGTGCACTCAACCGACGAGGTGGGCGATCTCGCCGAGGCCTTCAACCTGATGACCCGAGCCCTCGGGCGCCAGGAGGCGGAGATCGGGCTCTTGCACCGCGCCCTGGAGCTCAAGATTGAGGAGCGCACCGCGCAGCTGTCGGACAAGACGCGGCTCCTTGCCCAGACGCAGGCCGACCTCGCCCGCGCCGAGAAACTAGCCGACTTGGGGATCGTCGCCGCCGGCGTCGCCCACGAGATCAACACGCCGCTTGCCATCATCCGTGGGAACACCGAAGTCCTCGAGATGTGCCTCCCCACTGAGCACCCGAACCGCGAGGAGGTCGAGATCATCAGCCAGCAGACCGAGCGGATGGCGAAGATCGTAGGGAACCTCCTCACCTTTGCGCGCCAGAAGTCGCTCAACCAGCGCCAATTCATGGTGCACGAGGTGCTGGACGACATCGTTTCCCAGATCAGGCACCAGGTCCCGATGGACGCCATCTCGGTCAAGTGGGAGTACGATCTGAACCTCGGCCCGGTGACCGGCGACACGGACCAGTTGCGCCAGGTGTTCAGCAACATCATACTAAACGCCGTGCAGGCGATGCTCCCGGCCGGCGGCACGTTGAGGCTCACCACTCGCCCTCATGGTCCCGGCAACGGCTGCATCATCCAGATATGCGACACCGGCAAGGGGATCGACGCAGAGCACCTGGAAAAGATCTTCACCCCCTTCTTCACCACCAAGGACAGCGGTACCGGGCTCGGTCTCTCGGTCTCCTACGGCATCGTCAAGGACCACGGTGGCGACATCAGGGTCTCGAGCACGCCGGGGATGGGGACCTGTTTCGAGATCGAGCTCCCCGGGGTGGACCCGATGGAACTGGACGAAGGATAG
- a CDS encoding putative signal transducing protein, giving the protein MVKFYDAKTEADLSRVEAVLKQAGIEYSVSSLSERAVSGEIEVAEEDLPRAEELLLENK; this is encoded by the coding sequence ATGGTGAAATTCTACGATGCCAAAACTGAAGCGGACCTCTCGCGGGTCGAGGCGGTACTGAAACAGGCGGGGATCGAGTATAGCGTAAGCAGCCTGTCCGAGCGTGCCGTATCCGGAGAGATCGAGGTTGCTGAGGAGGACCTTCCCAGGGCGGAAGAGCTCCTCCTCGAGAACAAGTAA
- a CDS encoding pyridoxamine 5'-phosphate oxidase family protein yields the protein MRSKPMMMHAGTENQGGRHRHPSRRWPIRLRWHRRMIRIGKRRYVNMITQAVKDLAERVGHAFVATSDAGGNPHLAAGRGVALFEPNRLVFEAWFCPTTMRNLQDNRHVAVVVADPDTGNGFQFVGVVERSADTAVLDGYIPDLEPPGLPQVQWRLEIRVEKVMAFSADAHSDRPLG from the coding sequence ATGCGATCGAAACCCATGATGATGCACGCGGGGACTGAGAACCAGGGGGGACGTCATCGCCACCCCTCGCGCAGGTGGCCGATACGCCTGCGCTGGCATAGGCGGATGATCCGCATCGGCAAGAGGAGGTACGTCAACATGATCACTCAGGCGGTCAAGGACCTCGCCGAGAGGGTAGGGCATGCTTTCGTGGCAACTTCCGATGCGGGAGGAAACCCGCACCTTGCGGCGGGGAGGGGAGTGGCGCTTTTCGAGCCGAACCGGCTGGTGTTCGAGGCCTGGTTTTGCCCCACCACGATGCGCAACCTGCAGGACAACCGGCACGTCGCGGTTGTGGTGGCCGATCCCGACACGGGGAACGGCTTCCAGTTCGTGGGGGTGGTGGAGAGAAGTGCGGATACCGCCGTTTTGGACGGCTACATCCCCGATCTCGAGCCTCCCGGCTTGCCGCAGGTGCAATGGAGGCTGGAGATCAGGGTGGAGAAGGTCATGGCATTCAGCGCCGATGCCCACTCCGATCGACCGCTTGGATGA
- a CDS encoding bacteriohemerythrin — MHIEWTSDLAIGVDEIDNQHKEIFRRFDSLFEACGEGRGKEEVLKLLLFLDDYVKEHFSAEERLQMRSGYPDYPAHKAAHQQFVADVEKLTREFRDEGATLPLVIQTNRTLSSWLIQHIKRVDTVFAGYLREQKKI; from the coding sequence ATGCATATCGAATGGACCAGCGACCTCGCCATCGGCGTGGACGAAATCGACAACCAGCACAAGGAGATCTTCAGAAGGTTCGACAGCCTTTTCGAAGCCTGTGGCGAGGGAAGGGGCAAGGAGGAAGTGCTCAAACTGCTGCTTTTTCTCGACGACTACGTGAAGGAGCATTTTTCCGCCGAGGAGCGCCTGCAGATGCGCAGCGGCTACCCGGATTACCCCGCGCACAAGGCGGCGCACCAGCAGTTCGTGGCTGACGTGGAGAAACTGACCAGGGAGTTCCGCGACGAGGGGGCGACGCTGCCGCTAGTGATCCAGACGAACAGGACCCTCTCCTCCTGGCTCATCCAGCACATAAAAAGGGTCGACACCGTCTTCGCGGGTTACCTGCGCGAGCAGAAAAAGATATAG